From a single Bryobacter aggregatus MPL3 genomic region:
- the miaA gene encoding tRNA (adenosine(37)-N6)-dimethylallyltransferase MiaA gives MTNSISPLLAVVGPTASGKSALALHLACQFDGEIVNCDSLQIYKGMDIGTAKPALDERSVVPHHLFDIRTPSEVFTAGEYSRLTRLVLREITERQHLPIVTGGAGFYLKALLEGLFPGPERSSVLRDRLAALEARRAGSLHRILHCWDPPSAARIHANDTNKLIRALEVTIHENQPLTQAHQRQRGQLEGFRVLKLGLWPDRTQLRAQIAKRSQLMFDQGLLSEVGQLRELGYGPEAKAMESVGYKQAQAVLDGRMGLQAAIEETTIRTSQYAKRQMTWFRRDPEIIWLSGFGNEPAIQQRAASALAHFLSMAIEKSSTPRNELS, from the coding sequence TTGACTAACAGTATATCCCCGCTGCTGGCGGTCGTCGGTCCTACGGCCAGCGGCAAGTCTGCGCTAGCCCTGCACCTCGCATGTCAGTTTGACGGCGAAATCGTCAATTGTGATTCATTGCAAATCTACAAAGGGATGGATATTGGCACGGCGAAGCCGGCTTTGGACGAAAGATCGGTTGTCCCTCATCACCTCTTTGATATTCGAACGCCCTCGGAAGTATTTACAGCCGGAGAGTACTCACGCCTGACCCGGCTGGTTCTGCGTGAAATTACAGAGCGCCAACATCTCCCGATTGTGACAGGAGGCGCAGGCTTTTACCTGAAAGCCCTGCTGGAAGGCCTCTTCCCTGGTCCTGAAAGATCGAGTGTCTTACGGGATCGTCTGGCAGCGCTGGAGGCGCGGCGGGCTGGGTCCTTGCATCGAATCCTGCACTGCTGGGATCCCCCCAGCGCGGCGCGGATTCATGCCAATGACACCAATAAATTAATCCGGGCGCTGGAAGTGACGATCCACGAAAACCAGCCCTTGACGCAAGCACACCAACGGCAACGAGGCCAGCTTGAGGGATTTCGTGTCTTAAAACTAGGGCTCTGGCCCGACCGGACCCAACTACGGGCGCAGATTGCGAAACGAAGCCAATTGATGTTTGATCAAGGGCTTTTGAGCGAGGTCGGACAATTGCGCGAGCTCGGCTACGGCCCTGAGGCCAAGGCCATGGAATCGGTTGGTTACAAGCAGGCACAAGCTGTTTTGGATGGGCGGATGGGACTCCAGGCCGCAATTGAAGAGACAACCATCCGGACCTCGCAGTATGCCAAGCGGCAAATGACCTGGTTCCGCCGCGATCCCGAGATCATTTGGCTCTCTGGCTTTGGCAATGAGCCCGCCATCCAGCAACGCGCGGCATCCGCCTTGGCCCATTTCCTTTCGATGGCCATCGAAAAATCTTCTACTCCACGGAACGAATTGAGCTGA